One genomic segment of Actinoplanes ianthinogenes includes these proteins:
- a CDS encoding ROK family protein yields MTFTLTIDCGGGGIKGSVLDDAGTMRAHPIRVPTPYPLPPDLFVKTLVDLGTQLPTADRVTVGMPGMIRHGVVVATPHYVTRSGPRTRVDPELVEAWRGFDARTALAEAFGLPTLVLNDAEVHGAGVVAGTGCELVLTLGTGLGCALFDGGELAPHLEMSQAPVRWGMSYDTYIGEHERRRLGDALWSRRVRNVVDGLRPVFLWDRVYLGGGNSRLITPTQLARMGDDVVVVPNTAGIVGGVRAWTLGQR; encoded by the coding sequence GTGACTTTCACCCTGACGATCGACTGTGGCGGCGGCGGGATCAAGGGATCCGTGCTGGATGACGCGGGCACGATGCGGGCCCACCCGATCCGGGTCCCCACGCCGTACCCATTGCCGCCCGATCTGTTCGTCAAGACCCTGGTCGATCTCGGCACCCAGTTGCCGACCGCCGACCGGGTCACCGTCGGCATGCCGGGGATGATCCGGCACGGCGTGGTGGTGGCGACCCCGCACTACGTGACCCGGAGCGGCCCGCGCACCAGGGTGGATCCGGAGCTGGTCGAGGCGTGGCGCGGGTTCGACGCCCGGACCGCGCTGGCCGAGGCGTTCGGGCTGCCCACGCTGGTGCTCAACGACGCCGAGGTGCACGGCGCCGGGGTGGTCGCCGGCACCGGCTGCGAGCTGGTGCTGACCCTCGGGACCGGGCTGGGCTGCGCGCTGTTCGACGGCGGCGAGCTGGCTCCGCACCTGGAGATGTCGCAGGCCCCGGTGCGCTGGGGGATGTCCTACGACACGTACATCGGGGAGCACGAGCGCCGCCGGCTGGGTGACGCGCTCTGGTCCCGCCGTGTGCGTAACGTGGTCGACGGCTTGCGGCCGGTCTTCCTCTGGGACCGGGTCTATCTCGGCGGTGGCAACTCGCGGCTGATCACGCCGACCCAGCTGGCCCGGATGGG